The segment AAAAAACAATGTATTCAAAAGCCATAACCCGGGACAAAAAATTGTATTGACAACTTCTTAAAAAGAAAGAGTCCGGCTGGTTTTTTCAACCGCCGGACTATTAGGATGGGTTAGTAAGCACAATCCTGACACAATATTAAAAAGAAATTCTGCTACTAAAAAAAAATATCAAAAGTTTTTTTTGAAATCTTTCAACACAATGTTGATAAGTTGTTAGCAGCGAAAGAAAAAGTACTACTTGTTTTTTGTATTTAACTTCAAGCAACTACCAGTCCTTTTCTACTTTTATCGGTACCGCTTTTCCCTGTTTCATTTTATCCTGCAGTTTCTTTTCTTCCTGTTGCAATGCATTCAACAGTTGTTCTGCCTGTTGCTCAGAAAGCTTACTGGGCTGGGGTTTCGGGCGTTTTTCTTTTTCTTCTTTGTCACCTTTTTTATCTTGCTGATCTTGCTGCTGCTGATCTTGTTTGTCTTTATCCCCGTCTTTTTTATCCTTGTTTTCCTGGTCTTGCTTATCCTTATTTTCGTCTTTGTTCTCGTCCTTATTTTTGTCTTGCTTATCCTGTTTATCGTCTTTTTTATCCTCGTTCTTATTTTTGTCTTTTCCGCCACCACCTTGCTGATTTTTTAACATCTGCAACGCATAAGACAAATTATACTTCGCTTGTTCATCCTGCGGATCTTTTCTTAATGCTTCTTTGTATGCTTCTACGGCCTCTTTGTATTTCTTTTCCTCGAGGTAAGTATTACCTATGTTGTAGTTGGCAGCTGCCTGCTCGTCTTTTTCTTTTGCAGTTTTTGCAGTGCCTTCATATATCTTGCGCGATGCTTCAAACTCTTTTTGTTTGTATTGAGCATTACCCAGGTTAAACAATCCCGGTATGTAATTAGGTTGTTTCTGTATAGCCTTCTGATACTCAGCAGTCGCTTCTTTATATTTCTGTTCTTTATACAGTTTATTACCCTCGCGTACTTCCTTTTTGGGCTGCGCGTATGCCAGCGATGCTATTAAACATAAAACGATCGTTCCTATCCAATTCATCTTTCTCATGCCGTTCCTGTTTTAGGGTTCGACCTGCGGCCTGCCAGCAACCATTCGGCTACCAGCAAAACAAAACCGATAAGCAGGAAATACTGGAAATAACTTTTAAAGTCTGTAAACACTACCGCACCCAGGCTTTTCTGCTCCATGCCATTTATCTCGTCTACCAGCTTTTCTGCTGCATCATCGGTATTTCTTAATAAAATGTATTTACCCCGGCCTGCAGAAGCAATATCGCTCAACGCTTTTTCATTCAACCGGCTGATAACAGGATCGCCGTTGTCATTCAGCTTTACAGATTGTGTTTCGGGGTCGAATATGGTAGTGCCTTGCGGAGAACCTATACCCACGGTGTGAATGATAACACCTGCCTCAGCTGCTTCTTTCACCTTTTCGATCGCCTGTTCGTCATGATCCTCACCATCTGAAATAATAACCAGCGATTTGTATTTTTTCTCTTTTTGCGAAAACGAGTTCATAGCCAGATCTACCGCCTGCGATATGACCGTACCTTGCGTAGGCACCACATCCGGCGACACATTACCCAACATCATTTTCAGCGCGCTATAATCAATTGTAAGCGGTACCTGTAAGTACGCCCTACCCGCAAACACAATAAGGCCTACCCTGTCGGCACCCATTTTGTCCAGCATGCTTTGTACCAGTTGTTTGGCACGTGTCAGCCTGTCGGGTTGTATATCCGTCGCCAGCATACTCTTACTTACGTCAAGAGCAACGATAACGTCCACACCTTTGCGTTGTACTTTCTCAGTTTTAGCGCCCATTTGCAGGTTAGCCCAGCCGATGACAATAATGCCGAATGCAAATGCCAGCAGTACGAACCGAAGTGTATTCCTGCCGGGAATAAAACCCAGCACCTGGTTATTGATCAGTCGTTCATCACCCAGCGACTTCTGCTTTTTCCTGCGCCAGACCACCATCATGACAAACAGTAGTATCAGCACCGGGATAAGACCCAATGCAATAAGATGTGATATGTGTTGAAAACGCATCATAAGCCAATAGCGACGAATGCAAATTTAAACTTACAGGAAATTTCTGCTAATTATAATTGATGATTTTTAATTTCTTTAACAATGTAACATAACTATGCGGTATATCACTAACCATATTTTTTAGCCTATCTTTATAAGCATATTTACACAACATGTTCAGGCATAAAGGGAAGCACCGAAGTTTCAAACAGAATCTCAAACTTGCCGGATTACTTTCTTTTGTTGCAGGCATAGTAAACGTTTCTGGGTTTCTTGCCATAAAAATACTGACCACACACGTAACGGGACATTTCGCCTTTTTTGCCGATGAACTGGTACAAAACAGGTTTCATACCGCAATGATATACTTCCTGTATATTTTCTCATTTTTTGCAGGTGCCTTCTTTTCGGGTCTTTCGGTAGAATATATAGCCAAAAGAAGGGAACGCTATATGTACTTTATCCCTTTGATATTGGAGATGATCATTCTTTCTGTAACAGCTGCCTTCAACAATACTACCCTTGACAGCTATGCTCCTGTTATTGCATCAGCCATATTATTCGCCATGGGCATGCAAAACGCATTGGTGACAAGCATATCCAACGCCGTAGTAAGAACAACACACCTGACAGGACTGGTTACTGACCTGGGTATTGAGATAGCTCAACTGTTCTTTTACACACAGCCCGAGCAACTGAAAAGGTTAAAAACGTCTATTCAGCTCCGCCTGGCAATCATTGGTTTCTTTTTAGCCGGCTGCATTGCCGGAGGTATAGGATATAATGCATGGGGCATACATATCATGTTCCTGGCTGTATTAAGTCTTGCGGGAGGATTGATATTTGAAAGCATCCGCCCACAGATCGCATACATAAAAAGAAAATATACGAAATAGCATTTATGCAGTTGCGAGAATATAGAAGATAACCTACCTGAACAAATGGCAAATAAGTTAGCTTTGCATTCATGCAAAATTACCTGGAGGGGCTGAACGCAGAACAGCGTGAAGCAGTAGAACATATAGAAGGTCCGTTGATGATAGTGGCAGGTGCGGGCAGCGGAAAAACAAAAGTATTGACCACACGCATAGCACACCTGATGCAACATGGTGTGGATGCCTTCAACATACTGGCGCTGACCTTTACCAACAAAGCGGCAGCCGAAATGAAAGAACGTATTGAGAAAATACTGGGCAACAGCGAAGCACGCAATTTATATATAGGTACATTCCACTCCGTTTTTGCAAGAATACTGAGGGCAGAAGCCAATAAACTGGGCTACCCTAACAACTTTACCATATACGATACCGACGACGCGAAGAACGTGATAAAAGGTATTGTAAAAGCGATGGACCTGGATGATAAACATTACAAACCTTCATTCATTTACAACAGGATATCTGCCGCTAAGAACAGCCTTATAGACCCTGCAGGCTACATACAGGACAGCTATATACAAAAGGAAGACGCACAAAGCAAACGCCCGCTGATAGGCGAGATATATAAAAGATACGCAGCGCAGTGCTTTAAGAACGGTGCTATGGATTTTGATGACCTGTTGTTCCAGATGTACCTGCTGCTGACACACTTTCCTGAAGTACTGGCCAAATACCAACATAAGTTCAAATACGTGCTCATAGATGAGTACCAGGATACCAACGTGGCACAGTATAAAATCATCAAGATGCTGGGTGCCGTGCACGAGAACATATGCGTGGTAGGCGATGACGCACAGAGCATCTACTCCTTCCGCGGTGCTACGGTGCAGAATATCCTTGAGTTTCACCGCGACTATAGCGATGTGAAGATCGTGAAGCTGGAACAGAACTACCGCAGTACACAGTCTATACTCAATGCTGCCAATAACATTATATCTAACAACCGCAACCAGATACCCAAACAACTTTGGACGGAAAATATTGAAGGTGAAAAGATAATCCTGGCACGCGCACTTACCGATAATGACGAAGGCCGTTTTGTAGCCGATGCCATTACCGAGATGAAACTGCGCAACCACTACACCAACAATTCATTCGCTATATTATACCGTACCAACGCGCAGAGCCGTGCATTTGAAGAAAGCCTGCGCAGGATGAACATACCCTGCAAACTGTATGGTGGTATATCATTCTACCAACGCAAAGAGGTAAAAGACTACCTGTCTTACCTGCGAACGATAGTGAATACACAGGATGAGGAAAATATCAAACGCATTATTAACTACCCTGCAAGAAGCATAGGCAAAACCAGTATAGAACGCTTGTTACTGCTGGCAGACCAGCACAATATCACCTTTTGGGAGGCATTGCATCACCCGGCACATGCGGGACTGAAGGGTG is part of the Chitinophagales bacterium genome and harbors:
- a CDS encoding tetratricopeptide repeat protein; amino-acid sequence: MRKMNWIGTIVLCLIASLAYAQPKKEVREGNKLYKEQKYKEATAEYQKAIQKQPNYIPGLFNLGNAQYKQKEFEASRKIYEGTAKTAKEKDEQAAANYNIGNTYLEEKKYKEAVEAYKEALRKDPQDEQAKYNLSYALQMLKNQQGGGGKDKNKNEDKKDDKQDKQDKNKDENKDENKDKQDQENKDKKDGDKDKQDQQQQDQQDKKGDKEEKEKRPKPQPSKLSEQQAEQLLNALQQEEKKLQDKMKQGKAVPIKVEKDW
- a CDS encoding VWA domain-containing protein; translated protein: MMRFQHISHLIALGLIPVLILLFVMMVVWRRKKQKSLGDERLINNQVLGFIPGRNTLRFVLLAFAFGIIVIGWANLQMGAKTEKVQRKGVDVIVALDVSKSMLATDIQPDRLTRAKQLVQSMLDKMGADRVGLIVFAGRAYLQVPLTIDYSALKMMLGNVSPDVVPTQGTVISQAVDLAMNSFSQKEKKYKSLVIISDGEDHDEQAIEKVKEAAEAGVIIHTVGIGSPQGTTIFDPETQSVKLNDNGDPVISRLNEKALSDIASAGRGKYILLRNTDDAAEKLVDEINGMEQKSLGAVVFTDFKSYFQYFLLIGFVLLVAEWLLAGRRSNPKTGTA
- a CDS encoding DUF1275 domain-containing protein, with the translated sequence MFRHKGKHRSFKQNLKLAGLLSFVAGIVNVSGFLAIKILTTHVTGHFAFFADELVQNRFHTAMIYFLYIFSFFAGAFFSGLSVEYIAKRRERYMYFIPLILEMIILSVTAAFNNTTLDSYAPVIASAILFAMGMQNALVTSISNAVVRTTHLTGLVTDLGIEIAQLFFYTQPEQLKRLKTSIQLRLAIIGFFLAGCIAGGIGYNAWGIHIMFLAVLSLAGGLIFESIRPQIAYIKRKYTK
- a CDS encoding exodeoxyribonuclease V subunit gamma, whose translation is MQNYLEGLNAEQREAVEHIEGPLMIVAGAGSGKTKVLTTRIAHLMQHGVDAFNILALTFTNKAAAEMKERIEKILGNSEARNLYIGTFHSVFARILRAEANKLGYPNNFTIYDTDDAKNVIKGIVKAMDLDDKHYKPSFIYNRISAAKNSLIDPAGYIQDSYIQKEDAQSKRPLIGEIYKRYAAQCFKNGAMDFDDLLFQMYLLLTHFPEVLAKYQHKFKYVLIDEYQDTNVAQYKIIKMLGAVHENICVVGDDAQSIYSFRGATVQNILEFHRDYSDVKIVKLEQNYRSTQSILNAANNIISNNRNQIPKQLWTENIEGEKIILARALTDNDEGRFVADAITEMKLRNHYTNNSFAILYRTNAQSRAFEESLRRMNIPCKLYGGISFYQRKEVKDYLSYLRTIVNTQDEENIKRIINYPARSIGKTSIERLLLLADQHNITFWEALHHPAHAGLKGAAATAVENFVVMIESFQTLLAKSNAYELAFEVGKHTGLVKELYNDKSVEGLARYENVQELLNSIKEFTETPDEEGELRDKSLGSYLQQITLLTDADKDSDEEQDAVKLMTVHAAKGLEFPCVFVVGMEENLFPSAMSMYDREDLEEERRLFYVATTRAKERLWITYATSRYRFGQLVQNEPSRFIDELPEMYLDRSFTGPSARGVGSVGSFGNTVGRSFERTPSLKKLADKIQQQPKPSSHTPTANFAADNPMEMEVGMSVEHMKFGFGTIKSLEGGANNRIATIEFKEGQGVKKIMLNFAKIRIVR